One genomic segment of Vespa velutina chromosome 10, iVesVel2.1, whole genome shotgun sequence includes these proteins:
- the LOC124952532 gene encoding uncharacterized protein LOC124952532 isoform X2 has product MKKRSLSGNIGIGVFLIAFICVCIAFGTPAWLVSDYRITSAQLDKLGLWSHCFRSLPNPREADAPTRFFVGCRWVYDPFTKGYSEIRGFLLPSFMIATQFFFTFCFLLSLISFVCVLLYALCCDQEQKLYVELIRLIGYMVLVGGISGCIAVIIFASLGNAEGWMPGHTNNYLGWSFALGVIGSVLLLIASALIHVEANVQQKKHENRE; this is encoded by the exons ATGAAGAAGAGAAGTTTATCGGGAAATATAGGAATAGGTGTGTTTTTAATTGCGTTCATATGTGTATGCATAGCCTTTGGCACGCCCGCATGGTTAGTGAGTGATTATCGAATCACCAGTGCTCAACTCGATAAGTTAGGTCTTTGGAGTCATTGCTTCAGATCTTTACCAAATCCTCGTGAAGCAGATGCACCGACTCGCTTTTTTGTTGGCTGCAGATGGGTCTACGATCCATTCACGAAAGGTTATTCAGAAATTCGTGGTTTTCTATTGCCTT CATTCATGATAGCCAcacaattcttttttacgttctGTTTTTTGCTTAGTCTAATATCCTTTGTATGTGTTTTATTGTATGCCTTGTGTTGCGATCAAGAACAGAAACTATATGTTGAACTTATCAGACTCATCGGGTACATGGTATTAGTTGGTGGCATTAGCGGTTGCATCgccgttattatatttgccTCTCTTGGAAATGCAGAAGGATGGATGCCTGGTCATACAAATAACTATCTGGGATGGTCCTTTGCTTTAGGTGTAATAGGCAGCGTACTCTTGCTTATAGCAAGTGCTTTGATTCACGTTGAAGCAAATGTTCAACAGAAAAaac ATGAAAACAGGGAATGA
- the LOC124952532 gene encoding uncharacterized protein LOC124952532 isoform X1: MKKRSLSGNIGIGVFLIAFICVCIAFGTPAWLVSDYRITSAQLDKLGLWSHCFRSLPNPREADAPTRFFVGCRWVYDPFTKGYSEIRGFLLPSFMIATQFFFTFCFLLSLISFVCVLLYALCCDQEQKLYVELIRLIGYMVLVGGISGCIAVIIFASLGNAEGWMPGHTNNYLGWSFALGVIGSVLLLIASALIHVEANVQQKKRKYITESQTKFQLESRT, from the exons ATGAAGAAGAGAAGTTTATCGGGAAATATAGGAATAGGTGTGTTTTTAATTGCGTTCATATGTGTATGCATAGCCTTTGGCACGCCCGCATGGTTAGTGAGTGATTATCGAATCACCAGTGCTCAACTCGATAAGTTAGGTCTTTGGAGTCATTGCTTCAGATCTTTACCAAATCCTCGTGAAGCAGATGCACCGACTCGCTTTTTTGTTGGCTGCAGATGGGTCTACGATCCATTCACGAAAGGTTATTCAGAAATTCGTGGTTTTCTATTGCCTT CATTCATGATAGCCAcacaattcttttttacgttctGTTTTTTGCTTAGTCTAATATCCTTTGTATGTGTTTTATTGTATGCCTTGTGTTGCGATCAAGAACAGAAACTATATGTTGAACTTATCAGACTCATCGGGTACATGGTATTAGTTGGTGGCATTAGCGGTTGCATCgccgttattatatttgccTCTCTTGGAAATGCAGAAGGATGGATGCCTGGTCATACAAATAACTATCTGGGATGGTCCTTTGCTTTAGGTGTAATAGGCAGCGTACTCTTGCTTATAGCAAGTGCTTTGATTCACGTTGAAGCAAATGTTCAACAGAAAAaacgtaaatatattacagAATCTCAAACTAAATTTCAACTTGAATCTCGTACATAA
- the LOC124952528 gene encoding deoxyribodipyrimidine photo-lyase isoform X2: MFQGSSKLVTMAEKTLKKNFDTLDLLTKIKNDRKNIANSVTTFQFNTKRVKQLTNLNDIKKDCKGILYWMFRDARVQDNWAFLFAQKTAIKNKVPLHVCFCILPKFLNATMRHYKFLLIGLREIEKECIDLNINFHLLNGEPNLIIPDFVKNYKIGAVITDFLPLRLPLFWIDEVKKKLPNEVSIYQVDAHNIVPCWIASDKLEYSARTIRPKIHSKLKEYLTGFPPVIKHKYSSTESFEKNKWDNALKNVEADTSVEEITCVKSGYLGGILELEDFLKNRLKVYHSKRNDPISNVVSNLSPWFHFGMISVQRCVLEVMEYKRTMEKSMECFIEEAVVRRELSDNFCYYNENYDSIKGAYNWAIETLNVHRHDKRLHTYNLNELENSLTYDDLWNACQNQLIHKGKMHGFLRMYWAKKILEWSPTPENALEWSLYLNDKYSLDGNDPNGYVGCMWSICGIHDRGFKEREIFGKIRYMNYEGCRRKFDVKAFVSKWSEQNPNKKQKLSK, from the exons ATGTTTCAAGGATCGTCTAAACTT GTAACAATGGCGGAAAAGACtctgaagaaaaatttcgatacaCTTGATTTattaactaaaataaaaaatgatagaaagaat attgcAAATTCTGTGACAACCTTtcaatttaatacaaaaagagTTAAACAgttaacaaatttaaatgatataaagaaGGATTGCAAGGGTATTTTGTATTGGATGTTTCGTGATGCTAGAGTTCAGG aTAATTGGGCATTTCTATTCGCACAAAAAACAGCTATTAAGAATAAAGTACCCCTTCATGTTTGTTTCTGCATATTACCAAAATTTCTTAATGCGACAATGAgacattataaatttcttttaattggtttaagggaaatagaaaaagaatgtatcgatttgaatataaattttcatctgTTAAACGGTGAACCAAATTTGATAATACCAGATTTtgtcaaaaattataaaattggtGCAGTAATTACAGATTTTCTTCCCTTAAGATTACCCTTGTTTTGGATCGatgaagtaaagaaaaaattacccAATGAAGTTTCCATATATcaa GTAGATGCTCATAATATTGTGCCATGTTGGATTGCATCCGATAAATTAGAGTATTCTGCAAGAACAATCCGCCCTAAAATACATTCTAAGTTAAAAGAATATCTAACAGGTTTTCCACCtgttataaaacataaatattcttctacagaatcatttgaaaaaaataagtgGGATAATGCGTTAAAAAATGTTGAAGCAGATACGTCGGTAGAAGAAATTACATGCGTAAAGTCAGGATATTTGGGTGGTATTTTAGAATTGGAGGACTTTTTAAAGAATCGTTTAAAAGTGTATCATTCCAAACGTAACGATCCAATATCTAATGTTGTTAGTAATTTATCTCCATGGTTTCATTTTGGTATGATATCAGTACAGCGTTGTGTCTTAGAAGTGATGGAATATAAAAGGACTATGGAAAAGTCTATGGAATGTTTTATAGAAGAAGCTGTTGTACGTCGTGAATTAAgtgataatttttgttattacaatgaaaattatgataGTATAAAAGGTGCCTATAATTGGGCAATAGAAACTTTAAATGTACATAg ACATGATAAACGTCTGCATACATATAATTTGAACGAATTGGAAAATTCATTGACATACGATGATTTATGGAATGCATGCCAAAATCAATTAATCCATAAAGGTAAAATGCATGGATTTTTAAGGATGTATTGggctaaaaaaatattagaatggAGTCCTACGCCAGAAAACGCCCTAGAATGGTCACTATatctaaatgataaatatagtTTAGATGGAAATGATCCTAATGGTTATGTTG GTTGCATGTGGTCAATCTGTGGTATTCATGATCGGGGTTTCAAAGAACGTGAGATATTtggaaaaataagatatatgaaTTATGAAGGATGTCGTAGAAAATTTGATGTGAAAGCGTTCGTTTCCAAATGGTCTGAACAAAAtccaaacaaaaaacaaaaattatccaAATAA
- the LOC124952528 gene encoding deoxyribodipyrimidine photo-lyase isoform X1 — translation MFQGSSKLSILQVTMAEKTLKKNFDTLDLLTKIKNDRKNIANSVTTFQFNTKRVKQLTNLNDIKKDCKGILYWMFRDARVQDNWAFLFAQKTAIKNKVPLHVCFCILPKFLNATMRHYKFLLIGLREIEKECIDLNINFHLLNGEPNLIIPDFVKNYKIGAVITDFLPLRLPLFWIDEVKKKLPNEVSIYQVDAHNIVPCWIASDKLEYSARTIRPKIHSKLKEYLTGFPPVIKHKYSSTESFEKNKWDNALKNVEADTSVEEITCVKSGYLGGILELEDFLKNRLKVYHSKRNDPISNVVSNLSPWFHFGMISVQRCVLEVMEYKRTMEKSMECFIEEAVVRRELSDNFCYYNENYDSIKGAYNWAIETLNVHRHDKRLHTYNLNELENSLTYDDLWNACQNQLIHKGKMHGFLRMYWAKKILEWSPTPENALEWSLYLNDKYSLDGNDPNGYVGCMWSICGIHDRGFKEREIFGKIRYMNYEGCRRKFDVKAFVSKWSEQNPNKKQKLSK, via the exons ATGTTTCAAGGATCGTCTAAACTT AGTATTTTACAGGTAACAATGGCGGAAAAGACtctgaagaaaaatttcgatacaCTTGATTTattaactaaaataaaaaatgatagaaagaat attgcAAATTCTGTGACAACCTTtcaatttaatacaaaaagagTTAAACAgttaacaaatttaaatgatataaagaaGGATTGCAAGGGTATTTTGTATTGGATGTTTCGTGATGCTAGAGTTCAGG aTAATTGGGCATTTCTATTCGCACAAAAAACAGCTATTAAGAATAAAGTACCCCTTCATGTTTGTTTCTGCATATTACCAAAATTTCTTAATGCGACAATGAgacattataaatttcttttaattggtttaagggaaatagaaaaagaatgtatcgatttgaatataaattttcatctgTTAAACGGTGAACCAAATTTGATAATACCAGATTTtgtcaaaaattataaaattggtGCAGTAATTACAGATTTTCTTCCCTTAAGATTACCCTTGTTTTGGATCGatgaagtaaagaaaaaattacccAATGAAGTTTCCATATATcaa GTAGATGCTCATAATATTGTGCCATGTTGGATTGCATCCGATAAATTAGAGTATTCTGCAAGAACAATCCGCCCTAAAATACATTCTAAGTTAAAAGAATATCTAACAGGTTTTCCACCtgttataaaacataaatattcttctacagaatcatttgaaaaaaataagtgGGATAATGCGTTAAAAAATGTTGAAGCAGATACGTCGGTAGAAGAAATTACATGCGTAAAGTCAGGATATTTGGGTGGTATTTTAGAATTGGAGGACTTTTTAAAGAATCGTTTAAAAGTGTATCATTCCAAACGTAACGATCCAATATCTAATGTTGTTAGTAATTTATCTCCATGGTTTCATTTTGGTATGATATCAGTACAGCGTTGTGTCTTAGAAGTGATGGAATATAAAAGGACTATGGAAAAGTCTATGGAATGTTTTATAGAAGAAGCTGTTGTACGTCGTGAATTAAgtgataatttttgttattacaatgaaaattatgataGTATAAAAGGTGCCTATAATTGGGCAATAGAAACTTTAAATGTACATAg ACATGATAAACGTCTGCATACATATAATTTGAACGAATTGGAAAATTCATTGACATACGATGATTTATGGAATGCATGCCAAAATCAATTAATCCATAAAGGTAAAATGCATGGATTTTTAAGGATGTATTGggctaaaaaaatattagaatggAGTCCTACGCCAGAAAACGCCCTAGAATGGTCACTATatctaaatgataaatatagtTTAGATGGAAATGATCCTAATGGTTATGTTG GTTGCATGTGGTCAATCTGTGGTATTCATGATCGGGGTTTCAAAGAACGTGAGATATTtggaaaaataagatatatgaaTTATGAAGGATGTCGTAGAAAATTTGATGTGAAAGCGTTCGTTTCCAAATGGTCTGAACAAAAtccaaacaaaaaacaaaaattatccaAATAA